A single genomic interval of Arachis duranensis cultivar V14167 chromosome 7, aradu.V14167.gnm2.J7QH, whole genome shotgun sequence harbors:
- the LOC107459783 gene encoding receptor-like protein 13, which translates to MEFFSGLSSLNNLNLANNILGGLFPSKEISHLQNLVMLDLSFNYLYGGLTTQALANLSKLQVLKLGQLSLSGSLPIQGLCKMKQLEVLDLHGNAFEGTLDACVANLTSLRVLDLFGNSLTGNVFEPWISSLALLETLSLGMNSFEGIFSLNMLANHSKLKVLELDEMDSETFQVQTETSPWIASFQLEQLDISSCKVNSHTKTLPSFLSSQTSLEIIALLDNDLVGSFPIWLLLNNTKLEGVYFGGNCFTGSFELPFDLNYHHMDQLEFLDISDNKIQGELPRNIGVVFPNLILLDVSNNKFGGHIPESIGEMENLTTLYLGNNRFSGNLHEHILNGCLSLSSLIMDNNQLNGTLPSFTGNPKLVLLFASRNNFQGSITREFCRLGLVILDLSFNNLSGTLPPSCLNRLFINLQGNSITGKIPEASTNMSVLMDLSDNKFTGSIPESIYNLPNLRYLLLAGNDLQGQLSSQICQLKNLQALDLSRNNLSGFIPSCLNKIRFSEEIYDPPSRIPGFSSRGVDIIEKTLMLVLMLLFMEQKVQFTIKASSREYEGDILEDISVLDLSSNQLTGKIPYQIGDLHDLFALNLSNNNLSGSIPKSFKKLQSIESLDLSNNKLSGQIPLELQDLHSLAIFNVSYNNLSGRAPDQGQFGTFGDSNYKGNPYLSWGISNRRIAASPLSPIQLDEVNHHDSAVDSTSFYWSFVATFVTVLLAMLTILWINPHWRGAWFYFIEGVLLKCFGGLLGDAFY; encoded by the exons CTTTGGCAAATCTAAGCAAGTTGCAAGTCCTTAAATTAGGTCAATTATCTCTCAGTGGATCTCTCCCAATTCAAG GTTTATGTAAAATGAAACAACTAGAAGTGCTAGACTTACATGGAAATGCATTCGAAGGAACTTTGGATGCATGTGTTGCAAATTTGACGTCGCTTCGAGTTCTTGATCTCTTCGGAAACTCCTTAACCGGGAACGTTTTTGAACCTTGGATTTCTAGCCTTGCATTGTTGGAGACCCTTTCCCtgggtatgaattcatttgAGGGCATATTCTCATTAAACATGTTGGCTAACCATTCAAAGCTTAAGGTGTTAGAACTCGACGAAATGGATTCTGAAACGTTTCAAGTGCAAACCGAAACCTCCCCTTGGATTGCATCATTTCAATTGGAACAATTAGACATCTCCAGTTGCAAAGTCAACTCACATACAAAAACACTTCCTTCTTTCCTTTCATCTCAGACCAGTTTGGAAATTATTGCCCTATTAGATAACGATCTAGTTGGTTCATTTCCCATCTGGTTGCTTCTAAACAACACAAAATTGGAAGGAGTATACTTTGGCGGCAATTGTTTTACAGGATCTTTTGAACTACCCTTTGATCTAAATTATCATCACATGGATCAACTAGAGTTCTTGGACATATCAGACAACAAAATCCAAGGTGAGCTCCCCAGGAACATAGGAGTTGTCTTCCCAAATTTAATTCTTCTGGATGTGTCTAACAATAAGTTTGGCGGTCATATTCCCGAATCAATTGGAGAGATGGAAAATTTGACAACATTGTATCTTGGAAATAACAGATTCTCTGGAAACTTACATGAGCACATTCTCAATGGATGCCTGTCATTGTCCAGTTTGATTATGGATAATAACCAGCTAAATGGAACACTTCCCAGTTTTACTGGAAATCCAAAGCTTGTCTTGTTATTTGCATCAAGGAACAATTTTCAGGGTTCTATAACGAGAGAGTTTTGCAGGCTTGGACTTGTCATTTTGGACCTCTCTTTCAATAACCTTTCTGGTACCTTACCACCATCTTGTTTAAACAGGTTGTTCATAAACTTGCAAGGAAATAGCATCACTGGTAAAATACCCGAGGCATCGACGAACATGTCAGTGTTGATGGATTTGAGTGACAATAAATTTACAGGAAGTATTCCAGAAAGTATATACAATCTCCCGAATTTGAGGTATTTATTATTGGCAGGTAATGACCTACAAGGCCAACTTTCCAGTCAAATATGTCAGTTAAAAAATCTCCAGGCCTTAGACCTTTCACGCAACAACTTATCTGGCTTtattccttcttgcttgaacaAGATACGATTTTCAGAAGAAATTTATGATCCACCGAGTAGAATACCTGGATTCTCTTCAAGAGGTGTAGACATCATCGAGAAAACTTTGATGCTTGTTTTGATGCTTTTGTTTATGGAACAGAAAGTGCAATTCACAATAAAAGCTTCTTCTCGTGAATATGAAGGTGATATACTTGAAGACATATCAGTATTAGATTTGTCATCTAACCAATTGACAGGAAAAATTCCTTATCAGATAGGAGATTTACATGACCTTTTTGCACTTAACCTGTCCAACAATAATCTGAGTGGATCAATTCCAAAGAGCTTCAAGAAATTGCAAAGTATAGAGAGCTTGGATCTTTCAAATAACAAATTGAGCGGACAGATCCCACTTGAGTTACAAGACTTGCACTCATTAGCTATCTTCAATGTGTCTTACAACAACTTATCAGGTAGAGCACCTGATCAAGGACAATTTGGCACCTTTGGTGATAGCAACTACAAAGGAAACCCATATCTCTCTTGGGGTATTAGCAATAGAAGAATTGCAGCATCGCCACTATCTCCCATTCAATTGGATGAGGTAAACCACCATGATTCTGCAGTGGATTCCACTTCCTTCTATTGGAGTTTTGTTGCCACCTTTGTCACGGTGCTCTTGGCAATGCTGACGATCCTTTGGATCAATCCTCATTGGCGCGGAGCAtggttttattttattgaaggAGTTCTTCTCAAATGTTTTGGTGGACTTCTTGGAGATGCATTCTActag